The following are encoded together in the Robertmurraya sp. FSL R5-0851 genome:
- the coaBC gene encoding bifunctional phosphopantothenoylcysteine decarboxylase/phosphopantothenate--cysteine ligase CoaBC, which produces MKGKKILLCVSGGIAVFKAAALTSKLTQAGLDVKVILSESASKFVTPLTFQALSRNDVHIDTFDEKNSKVIAHIDLADWADLIVVAPATANIIGKLANGIADNMITTTLLAATAPVWIAPAMNVHMYDHPAVRKNLETLRSYGYGFIEPGEGYLACGYVGKGRMEEPETIVEKITEFFQPVQAPLKSKKVLVTAGPTREKIDPVRYITNFSSGKMGYAIAEQARNLGAEVTLITGPVSIEPPPGVKVIHVESAQDMLNETIAQYESSDLVVKTAAVADYKPKIVSDRKIKKQEGDARIELERTKDILFELGKNKKHQVLVGFAAETDHVEEYAMRKLEKKNADMIVANNVAEEGSGFGTDTNKITIYKRDGQSISLPLMTKQEAAKTLLLEALKLLPKEEAE; this is translated from the coding sequence GTGAAAGGAAAGAAAATCCTACTATGTGTTTCTGGAGGAATTGCGGTTTTTAAAGCAGCTGCACTAACTAGTAAGCTCACTCAAGCTGGGCTTGACGTAAAGGTGATTTTGAGTGAATCGGCTTCAAAATTTGTGACCCCCTTAACCTTTCAGGCACTTTCAAGAAACGATGTTCATATTGACACGTTTGATGAAAAGAATTCAAAAGTGATTGCACATATTGATTTGGCGGATTGGGCTGATTTGATCGTCGTTGCACCGGCCACAGCGAATATCATTGGCAAGCTAGCCAACGGAATTGCTGATAATATGATCACTACGACATTGCTTGCTGCAACCGCTCCGGTTTGGATTGCTCCTGCAATGAATGTTCATATGTATGACCATCCTGCCGTGAGAAAGAATTTAGAAACATTACGAAGCTATGGATATGGGTTTATCGAGCCTGGAGAGGGTTATTTAGCGTGTGGGTATGTGGGGAAAGGAAGAATGGAAGAGCCTGAGACAATCGTAGAGAAAATCACCGAATTTTTCCAACCGGTGCAAGCTCCTTTAAAAAGTAAAAAGGTACTTGTAACAGCAGGTCCAACAAGAGAGAAAATTGATCCTGTGCGTTATATTACGAACTTTTCGTCTGGAAAAATGGGATATGCCATTGCTGAACAAGCTAGGAATCTTGGAGCGGAGGTTACACTCATAACAGGACCTGTTTCCATTGAACCACCACCAGGAGTGAAGGTAATTCATGTGGAAAGTGCTCAGGACATGCTTAATGAGACGATCGCTCAATATGAATCTAGTGATTTGGTGGTAAAAACGGCTGCGGTTGCTGATTATAAGCCAAAAATAGTTTCAGATCGAAAAATTAAAAAGCAGGAAGGCGACGCAAGGATTGAATTAGAAAGAACCAAGGACATATTATTTGAGCTTGGTAAAAACAAAAAGCACCAAGTATTGGTTGGTTTCGCTGCGGAAACTGATCATGTGGAAGAGTATGCGATGAGAAAGCTTGAGAAGAAAAACGCTGATATGATCGTGGCAAACAATGTTGCAGAAGAAGGATCTGGATTTGGGACCGATACAAATAAAATAACCATTTATAAGCGCGATGGACAATCTATCTCGTTACCATTAATGACTAAGCAAGAAGCGGCCAAAACCCTTCTTTTAGAGGCTTTAAAGCTCCTCCCAAAAGAGGAAGCTGAATGA
- the priA gene encoding primosomal protein N': protein MIASVIVDVPAKQTDRPFDYRIPEHLEGVITPGMRVVVPFGPRKIQGFVISIQPSSEFEKLRDIIAPMDIVPVLNNELLQLGDWLSEETLCYRISAYQVMLPAALKAKYEKKIRVTIDVNLLPPVLQRVFEKTQMVPFDTIEKDAWRVLQKEIANGHVEFIYEVKERVNKKKRRYVMPHVNEKGLSDSLKLLSIQATKQREIIEFFLANPAPVPLQNLINLLNTSSSAIKGLVNKGILREEEVEVYRDPYENRVFERTEALPLTSEQKRAISPVLQTIEENLHQVFLLYGVTGSGKTEVYLQSIQRVLEKGKEAIVLVPEISLTPQMVKRFKGRFGDEVAVMHSGLSNGEKYDEWRKIQRKEVKVVVGARSAIFAPFENLGIIIIDEEHETSYKQEENPRYHARDVAIQRAKKYGCPVVLGSATPALESFARAKKGVFELLNLPSRMNSGPMPHVEVVDMREELREGNRSMFSRALMEKLKDRLDKQEQTVLFLNKRGHSSFVMCRDCGYVVNCPDCDISLTYHKFSERMKCHYCGYESHVPTQCPECQSEYIRYFGTGTQKIEEELGKVLPEARVIRMDVDTTSKKGAHEKLLTDFGEGKADILLGTQMIAKGLDFPKITLVGVLSADTMLHIPDFRSSEKTFQLLTQVSGRAGRHELSGEVIVQTYTPEHYSIQFASQQDYDLYYEREMQIRKLHHYPPFYYISLITVSHENLMKVVSVTEKITGYIRNSLSPEAIVLGPVASPIPRIKNRYRYQCLIKYKREPQLGRAIKTVLDQYQHESATTGLTISTDVNPYILM from the coding sequence ATGATTGCGAGTGTAATTGTGGATGTCCCAGCTAAGCAAACCGACAGACCGTTTGATTATCGTATCCCAGAGCATCTAGAAGGGGTCATCACCCCAGGAATGAGGGTGGTTGTTCCATTTGGACCTCGGAAAATTCAAGGGTTTGTCATTTCCATTCAGCCTAGCTCAGAGTTTGAAAAGCTTAGAGATATTATTGCTCCTATGGATATTGTTCCAGTATTAAATAACGAACTTTTACAGCTTGGGGATTGGTTATCAGAAGAAACACTTTGTTATCGAATATCTGCCTATCAGGTGATGCTACCGGCAGCACTTAAAGCGAAATACGAAAAGAAAATCCGAGTGACGATCGATGTGAATCTGTTACCTCCAGTCCTACAAAGAGTATTCGAGAAAACTCAAATGGTTCCCTTTGATACGATTGAAAAGGATGCATGGAGAGTATTGCAAAAAGAAATCGCAAATGGTCATGTTGAATTTATATATGAAGTAAAGGAACGGGTGAATAAGAAAAAGCGCAGGTATGTAATGCCACATGTGAATGAAAAGGGGCTATCTGATTCACTCAAGCTACTATCCATTCAGGCAACGAAACAAAGGGAAATTATAGAGTTTTTCCTAGCTAACCCAGCTCCCGTTCCACTGCAAAATTTAATAAACCTTTTAAACACTTCTTCCTCTGCTATAAAGGGTCTTGTTAATAAGGGGATCTTAAGGGAAGAAGAAGTAGAAGTGTACCGAGATCCGTACGAGAATCGTGTATTTGAACGGACAGAGGCTTTACCCTTAACTTCTGAGCAGAAAAGAGCCATTTCCCCCGTTTTACAAACCATTGAAGAAAATCTCCATCAAGTGTTCTTACTGTATGGGGTAACAGGTAGTGGTAAAACGGAAGTATATTTACAATCAATTCAACGAGTGTTAGAGAAGGGAAAGGAAGCAATCGTACTCGTCCCAGAAATCTCCTTAACTCCACAAATGGTGAAACGGTTTAAAGGGAGATTTGGAGATGAAGTGGCTGTCATGCACAGCGGACTTTCTAATGGAGAAAAATACGATGAGTGGCGAAAGATCCAGAGAAAAGAAGTAAAAGTGGTGGTAGGGGCAAGGTCTGCCATTTTTGCTCCCTTTGAAAACCTTGGAATTATCATCATTGATGAAGAGCACGAAACAAGTTATAAGCAAGAGGAAAATCCAAGATATCATGCGAGAGATGTGGCGATACAACGTGCCAAAAAATATGGCTGCCCGGTTGTATTAGGAAGTGCTACTCCAGCACTTGAATCATTTGCTCGTGCAAAAAAAGGTGTGTTTGAGCTTTTAAATTTGCCGAGCCGGATGAATAGTGGACCGATGCCTCATGTTGAAGTTGTGGATATGAGAGAAGAGCTTCGTGAAGGAAATCGATCCATGTTTTCAAGAGCATTAATGGAAAAATTGAAAGATAGACTCGATAAACAGGAGCAAACGGTATTGTTTTTAAACAAGCGAGGACATTCCTCCTTTGTGATGTGTAGAGACTGCGGATATGTTGTGAACTGTCCAGATTGTGATATTTCATTAACCTATCATAAATTCAGCGAGCGAATGAAGTGTCATTATTGTGGTTATGAGTCGCATGTTCCAACACAATGCCCGGAATGCCAATCAGAGTATATTCGTTATTTTGGAACAGGTACTCAGAAGATTGAAGAAGAACTAGGCAAAGTGTTGCCAGAGGCAAGAGTGATCCGGATGGATGTGGATACAACTTCAAAAAAAGGGGCGCATGAAAAGCTGTTAACTGATTTTGGTGAAGGAAAAGCAGATATTCTGTTAGGAACGCAAATGATTGCAAAAGGATTAGATTTTCCTAAGATTACGCTCGTAGGAGTTCTTTCAGCTGATACGATGCTGCATATCCCTGATTTCCGTTCATCTGAGAAAACCTTTCAGCTGCTAACACAGGTAAGTGGAAGAGCTGGAAGACATGAGCTATCAGGGGAAGTCATTGTACAAACCTATACACCAGAGCATTACAGCATTCAGTTTGCCTCTCAACAGGACTATGATCTGTATTATGAAAGGGAAATGCAAATAAGAAAGCTTCATCATTATCCACCTTTCTACTATATATCCCTGATCACAGTAAGCCATGAGAATTTGATGAAGGTAGTGTCGGTGACAGAGAAGATTACCGGATACATTCGGAATAGTCTTTCTCCAGAAGCGATTGTTCTAGGACCTGTCGCTTCACCAATTCCTCGAATCAAAAATAGATATAGGTACCAATGTTTGATAAAATACAAACGTGAGCCACAGTTAGGTCGTGCCATTAAAACGGTACTTGATCAATATCAGCATGAATCTGCAACAACCGGGTTAACCATTTCTACAGACGTGAATCCTTATATTCTCATGTAG
- the rlmN gene encoding 23S rRNA (adenine(2503)-C(2))-methyltransferase RlmN, with amino-acid sequence MEQTTIEKEQTSVQKPSIYSIELHDLKAWLVEHNEKAFRAEQIFDWLYKKRVTSFEDMSNLSKTLRETLEKHYSLTTLNTLIQQQSSDGTIKFLFELHDGYSIETVLMRHEYGNSVCVTTQVGCRIGCTFCASTLGGLKRNLEAGEIVAQVVKVQQALDETDERVSSVVIMGIGEPFDNYDDMLSFLKIINHDKGLNIGARHITVSTSGIIPKIYQFADENMQINFAISLHAPNTEIRSRLMPINRAYKLPDLMDAVRYYIEKTGRRVSFEYGLFGGVNDQVEHAEELAKLIKGVKCHVNLIPVNYVPERDYVRTPKDQIFAFEKTLKNHGVNVTIRREHGHDIDAACGQLRAKERKEETR; translated from the coding sequence ATGGAACAGACAACTATTGAAAAAGAACAAACATCCGTGCAAAAGCCATCCATTTACTCTATAGAATTACACGATTTAAAAGCATGGTTAGTTGAACATAATGAAAAGGCATTTCGTGCCGAGCAAATCTTTGATTGGTTATACAAAAAGAGAGTGACAAGTTTTGAAGACATGTCTAATCTTTCAAAAACTTTACGTGAAACGTTAGAAAAGCATTATTCACTAACTACATTAAATACACTTATTCAACAACAATCATCAGACGGGACGATTAAGTTTTTATTTGAATTACATGATGGTTACTCCATTGAAACAGTTTTGATGAGACATGAATATGGGAATTCGGTGTGTGTAACTACACAGGTTGGCTGTCGAATTGGATGTACGTTCTGTGCATCAACTTTAGGTGGACTGAAAAGAAATCTAGAGGCAGGGGAAATCGTCGCTCAAGTAGTAAAGGTACAGCAAGCCTTAGATGAAACAGATGAAAGAGTAAGCTCTGTCGTTATTATGGGAATAGGCGAACCTTTTGATAACTACGATGATATGCTTTCATTTTTGAAGATTATCAATCATGATAAGGGACTGAATATTGGAGCTAGACATATTACGGTATCAACAAGTGGAATTATCCCGAAGATTTATCAGTTTGCCGATGAAAATATGCAAATTAACTTTGCCATTTCACTTCATGCACCAAATACAGAGATTCGCAGTCGTTTAATGCCTATTAACCGTGCGTATAAGCTCCCTGATTTAATGGATGCGGTACGATATTATATTGAGAAGACAGGAAGACGAGTAAGCTTTGAATACGGGTTATTTGGTGGAGTAAATGATCAGGTAGAACATGCGGAAGAACTAGCGAAGCTTATTAAGGGTGTCAAATGTCATGTGAACTTAATTCCGGTAAACTATGTGCCAGAAAGAGATTACGTTCGTACACCTAAAGATCAAATTTTTGCATTTGAAAAAACGTTAAAAAATCACGGAGTAAACGTAACGATTCGAAGAGAGCATGGTCATGATATTGATGCAGCATGTGGACAGCTTCGTGCAAAGGAACGAAAAGAAGAGACGAGGTGA
- a CDS encoding YicC/YloC family endoribonuclease translates to MLALVKSMTGFGRSIRSNEHIKVTVEVKTVNHRFAEYHFRIPRSLSSLEDKLKKTLNEYIKRGRIEVFITIDGEGLTTRKLLVDWSLIEDYLQNIKEIQERFQIKEGVSIKDILNRDEIFSIEEQESGIECIEELVLDALLDAAQNCVNMREVEGKALQQDILSHIEKIQSTVQALRKYAPTVVEQYANRLKKRIQEYVDQQLDEARIVTEIAIFADKADINEELTRLDSHVVQFKTFLNDRESIGRKLDFLVQEMNRETNTIGSKANDAKIATEVVELKSSIEKIKEQIQNIE, encoded by the coding sequence GTGTTGGCTTTGGTAAAAAGCATGACAGGCTTTGGTAGGAGCATCCGCAGCAACGAACATATCAAGGTAACTGTTGAGGTTAAAACGGTGAATCACCGATTTGCTGAATATCACTTCCGAATACCTAGAAGTCTTTCTAGCCTCGAGGATAAGCTAAAAAAGACGCTAAATGAATACATAAAAAGAGGAAGAATCGAGGTCTTTATCACCATTGATGGTGAAGGACTGACCACTCGAAAACTCTTAGTCGATTGGAGTCTCATAGAGGACTATCTTCAGAACATAAAGGAAATTCAGGAACGCTTTCAAATTAAAGAGGGTGTTTCCATAAAAGATATACTTAATCGAGACGAGATATTTAGTATTGAAGAGCAAGAATCTGGCATCGAGTGTATCGAAGAGCTTGTGTTAGATGCTTTGCTTGATGCTGCTCAAAATTGTGTGAATATGCGTGAAGTGGAAGGAAAGGCATTGCAGCAGGATATTTTATCCCATATTGAAAAAATACAATCGACTGTCCAAGCGCTTAGAAAATATGCGCCGACTGTAGTTGAGCAATATGCAAATCGGTTAAAAAAGAGAATTCAAGAATATGTAGACCAGCAGCTCGATGAAGCGAGAATCGTGACTGAAATTGCTATTTTTGCAGATAAAGCAGATATCAATGAAGAGCTTACAAGACTAGATAGTCATGTTGTACAATTTAAAACTTTCCTCAATGATCGGGAGTCTATTGGAAGAAAGCTTGATTTCCTTGTCCAAGAGATGAATAGAGAGACTAATACAATCGGATCAAAGGCAAATGATGCAAAAATTGCTACCGAAGTGGTGGAGTTAAAAAGCTCTATTGAAAAGATTAAGGAGCAGATTCAAAATATTGAATAG
- the rpoZ gene encoding DNA-directed RNA polymerase subunit omega, with protein MLYPSIDSLMTKIDSKYSLVSVAAKRARKLQQGENLHLDKYVSHKQVGKALEEIHADKLTYRIVKDESAE; from the coding sequence ATGTTATATCCATCAATTGATTCATTAATGACAAAAATTGATTCGAAGTATTCACTAGTTTCCGTTGCTGCAAAAAGAGCACGAAAGCTACAACAAGGAGAAAACCTGCACTTAGATAAGTATGTTTCTCATAAGCAGGTTGGAAAAGCGTTAGAAGAAATTCACGCCGATAAGCTCACTTACCGTATCGTAAAAGACGAATCAGCTGAATAA
- the def gene encoding peptide deformylase has product MTVKKLVTHPAEVLEQECERVTVFDKKLEKLLNDMYDTMIEFDGVGLAAPQIGIARQIAIVDIDDESGTIELINPEILEVSGEQTGPEGCLSFPGVYGEVTRPYFVKVKARNRKGKAFVIEAEDFLARAILHEIDHLHGILFTSKVTRYLTEEELEGVESE; this is encoded by the coding sequence TTGACGGTAAAGAAGCTAGTTACTCATCCTGCAGAGGTACTTGAACAAGAATGTGAGAGAGTAACGGTATTTGATAAAAAACTAGAAAAGCTACTAAACGATATGTACGATACGATGATTGAATTCGATGGGGTAGGTCTTGCAGCCCCTCAAATTGGCATAGCAAGACAGATTGCCATCGTTGATATAGACGATGAATCAGGCACGATTGAACTAATTAACCCTGAAATATTAGAAGTGTCCGGCGAACAAACAGGCCCGGAAGGTTGTCTTAGTTTTCCAGGGGTTTACGGAGAAGTAACCAGACCATATTTTGTAAAAGTGAAAGCCCGAAACCGAAAAGGAAAAGCATTTGTGATCGAAGCAGAAGACTTTTTAGCACGTGCGATTCTTCATGAAATCGATCATCTTCATGGCATCCTATTTACATCAAAAGTGACAAGATATTTGACTGAAGAAGAGTTAGAGGGAGTCGAAAGCGAATGA
- the fmt gene encoding methionyl-tRNA formyltransferase: MTKIVFMGTPDFSVPILRSVIEAGYEVIGVVTQPDRPVGRKRVLTPPPVKVEAEKHGIPVLQPEKIRVREDLDQVLSLKPDLVVTAAFGQILPKELLEVPPLGCINVHASLLPELRGGAPIHYSIIQGKEKTGITIMYMAEKLDAGDILTQVEVEIAEIDTVGSLHDKLSEAGSKLLLDTLPRLIKGELDPIPQNEKEATFAYNIKREEEKIVWSKPGEDIYNHIRGMNPWPVAYTHLSDSVMKLWWATKVKAVKKAVPGEIIAIEEDGFVVATGNDTAIKVTELQPSGKKKMTADQFLRGAGSFLKVGDRIGVNE, from the coding sequence ATGACAAAAATAGTGTTTATGGGTACTCCTGATTTTTCTGTTCCCATATTAAGAAGTGTGATAGAAGCTGGATATGAAGTGATCGGTGTTGTGACACAACCGGATCGCCCAGTTGGAAGAAAAAGAGTACTCACTCCACCTCCTGTGAAAGTGGAAGCGGAAAAACATGGTATTCCTGTTCTTCAACCTGAAAAGATTCGTGTAAGAGAGGACTTGGATCAAGTATTGAGCTTAAAGCCTGACTTAGTCGTAACGGCGGCGTTCGGTCAAATTTTACCGAAGGAACTCTTAGAAGTGCCACCACTCGGATGCATAAATGTTCATGCTTCTCTGTTACCAGAATTACGTGGTGGGGCTCCCATTCACTACTCCATCATACAAGGAAAAGAGAAAACGGGAATTACGATCATGTATATGGCTGAAAAGCTGGATGCAGGGGATATTTTGACGCAAGTAGAAGTTGAAATTGCAGAAATAGATACGGTTGGTTCTTTGCATGATAAGCTAAGTGAGGCAGGTTCTAAGTTATTGTTAGACACATTGCCAAGACTGATTAAGGGAGAATTAGATCCAATTCCCCAAAATGAAAAAGAAGCAACATTTGCTTATAATATAAAGCGCGAGGAAGAGAAAATTGTTTGGTCTAAACCAGGCGAAGATATTTACAACCATATTAGGGGTATGAACCCATGGCCAGTCGCTTACACTCATCTTTCTGACTCAGTGATGAAACTTTGGTGGGCGACGAAAGTTAAGGCAGTGAAAAAGGCAGTTCCAGGAGAAATAATTGCAATTGAGGAAGATGGATTTGTCGTTGCTACTGGAAATGATACAGCGATTAAAGTGACTGAGCTCCAGCCTTCTGGTAAAAAGAAAATGACAGCTGATCAATTTTTACGAGGGGCAGGTTCGTTTTTAAAGGTTGGAGATCGTATAGGAGTTAACGAATGA
- the gmk gene encoding guanylate kinase produces MQEKGLLIVLSGPSGVGKGTVRKEVFSQPDTAFEYSISMTTRAPREGEVDGVDYFFKSREEFEQLIKEEKLLEYAEFVGNYYGTPVDYVRQTLDSGKDVFLEIEVQGARQVRKKFPDGLFIFLVPPSLSELKNRIVTRGTETEDVINNRMNAAREELEMMHLYDYVVENDQVDRAVERINAIVIAEHLRRERVEPRYKRILEVD; encoded by the coding sequence ATGCAGGAGAAAGGGTTATTAATTGTATTATCTGGACCCTCTGGAGTAGGAAAAGGAACGGTAAGGAAAGAGGTATTTTCACAGCCTGATACCGCCTTTGAATACTCTATTTCAATGACTACCCGTGCTCCAAGAGAAGGGGAAGTTGATGGAGTTGATTACTTCTTTAAGTCTAGAGAAGAATTTGAACAACTGATAAAAGAGGAAAAGCTTCTAGAGTACGCTGAATTTGTGGGCAACTACTACGGCACTCCAGTTGATTATGTTAGACAAACATTAGATAGTGGAAAAGACGTATTCTTGGAAATTGAAGTACAAGGTGCGCGACAGGTTCGGAAGAAGTTTCCGGATGGTCTTTTCATTTTCCTCGTTCCACCAAGTTTATCAGAGTTGAAAAACCGGATTGTCACACGAGGTACGGAAACTGAGGATGTTATCAACAATCGTATGAATGCAGCAAGAGAAGAATTAGAAATGATGCATCTCTATGATTATGTTGTAGAAAACGACCAAGTTGACAGAGCAGTTGAACGCATTAATGCAATAGTCATTGCGGAGCATTTACGTCGTGAGCGAGTAGAACCTAGATACAAAAGAATTTTGGAGGTAGATTAA
- the rsmB gene encoding 16S rRNA (cytosine(967)-C(5))-methyltransferase RsmB — translation MTEKSNVRESVVTILEQIEKNQSYSNLLLNNVIKKNQIATKDIGLLTELTYGTLQRKMTLDYYLEPFIKNPKKLENWVKQLLRMTLYQMLYLDKIPDRAAIHEAVEIAKKRGHKGISGMVNGVLRSIQREGIRDMNDIKDEVERLSIETSHPTWLVRRWTEQFGYNKAKEMCEINLTAPMQTARINTNKIDREACIKRLSEEGYQVEESVVVPEAIKCLKGNLAHSESFKEGLITIQDESSMLVAYALGIEQNETILDACAAPGGKSTHIAEKLEETGQVISLDLHEHKVKLINENAARLGLKNIETKAMDSRRVQEAFEGSTFDRILLDAPCSGLGVMRRKPDMKYTKKEEDLDRLQSIQLQLLDSVTPLLKPGGTLVYSTCTIDRSENEEVVTAFLQKHTDFEGDPSVIERMPKAIQPLMSDFQLQIFPQDFGSDGFYIASLRKKV, via the coding sequence ATGACAGAAAAATCAAATGTTCGAGAAAGTGTTGTAACCATTCTAGAGCAAATCGAAAAAAATCAATCATATAGCAATCTACTTTTAAACAATGTGATTAAAAAGAATCAAATTGCCACGAAGGACATTGGATTGTTAACGGAATTAACCTACGGAACATTACAAAGAAAAATGACTCTTGATTATTACTTAGAGCCTTTTATTAAAAACCCTAAAAAGCTTGAAAACTGGGTGAAGCAGCTACTGCGAATGACGTTATATCAAATGCTTTATTTAGATAAAATTCCTGACCGTGCAGCCATTCATGAGGCCGTGGAAATTGCTAAAAAGAGAGGTCATAAAGGGATATCTGGGATGGTTAATGGAGTTCTTCGCTCTATACAACGTGAAGGCATAAGAGATATGAATGACATTAAGGATGAAGTCGAGCGTTTGTCCATAGAAACGAGTCATCCTACTTGGCTTGTTAGAAGATGGACCGAGCAATTTGGGTATAATAAAGCAAAAGAGATGTGTGAGATCAATTTAACTGCACCCATGCAAACCGCACGAATCAATACAAATAAAATCGACAGAGAAGCTTGCATCAAAAGGCTTTCAGAAGAAGGCTATCAAGTTGAGGAAAGTGTGGTTGTTCCTGAAGCAATTAAATGCTTAAAAGGAAATCTTGCCCATTCGGAAAGTTTTAAAGAAGGCTTGATTACGATCCAGGATGAAAGCTCTATGCTTGTAGCATATGCATTAGGTATCGAACAAAATGAAACGATTTTAGATGCGTGCGCAGCTCCTGGTGGAAAGTCGACTCATATCGCTGAAAAGCTAGAAGAAACAGGACAAGTTATTTCATTAGATCTTCACGAGCATAAAGTGAAGTTGATTAATGAAAATGCTGCCCGACTTGGACTGAAAAATATCGAAACGAAAGCTATGGATAGCCGTAGGGTACAAGAGGCGTTTGAAGGTAGCACGTTCGATCGGATTTTGCTTGATGCCCCGTGCTCTGGTCTTGGTGTAATGAGAAGAAAGCCAGATATGAAATACACAAAAAAAGAAGAAGATTTAGATCGTCTTCAGAGCATTCAGTTGCAGCTATTAGATTCTGTTACTCCACTGTTAAAGCCAGGTGGAACGTTGGTGTACAGTACATGTACAATCGACCGCTCTGAAAATGAAGAGGTAGTAACAGCGTTTTTACAGAAGCATACGGACTTTGAAGGTGACCCGTCGGTTATTGAGAGAATGCCTAAGGCGATTCAGCCGCTTATGTCGGACTTTCAGCTACAGATTTTCCCTCAAGATTTTGGTTCAGATGGATTTTATATTGCAAGTTTAAGGAAGAAGGTGTAA
- the remA gene encoding extracellular matrix/biofilm regulator RemA has translation MSIKLINIGFGNIVSANRIISIVSPESAPIKRIIQDARDRGSLIDATYGRRTRAVIVMDSDHVILSAVQPETVAARLNDKDDIIDEG, from the coding sequence ATGTCAATTAAACTAATAAATATCGGTTTTGGAAACATCGTTTCTGCAAATCGAATTATTTCAATCGTTAGTCCCGAATCAGCTCCGATAAAGAGAATTATTCAAGATGCTAGGGATCGTGGTTCGTTAATAGATGCTACATATGGAAGAAGAACTCGCGCAGTAATTGTGATGGATAGTGACCATGTTATTCTTTCAGCGGTACAGCCAGAAACGGTTGCAGCCCGCTTAAATGATAAAGATGATATTATTGATGAAGGGTAG
- a CDS encoding Stp1/IreP family PP2C-type Ser/Thr phosphatase produces MKAVFKTDRGRIRQHNEDSGGIFINRDGQHLCVVADGMGGHRAGDVASSMAIKHLEEMWKDSSGIETASHAEDWLRNSIPLINQVVFQHSQQHAECEGMGTTVVAAIVTPLFSTVLNIGDSRCYILNDTGFQQLTEDHTLVNELVRTGQISREDAEHHPRKNVILRALGTEPDIKMDIRTIMFEEGDVLLLCSDGLSNKVSTDEMDSILKNEEKLEEKATTLINLANEHGGEDNITLVILQFDVGDDWGGDTC; encoded by the coding sequence GTGAAAGCGGTATTTAAAACAGACCGAGGTCGGATTCGCCAGCATAATGAGGACAGTGGGGGAATCTTTATCAACCGGGATGGGCAGCATCTATGTGTGGTTGCAGATGGAATGGGTGGACATCGAGCAGGCGATGTCGCCAGTTCCATGGCGATCAAGCATTTAGAAGAGATGTGGAAGGATTCAAGTGGAATCGAAACGGCCTCTCATGCAGAGGATTGGTTAAGAAACAGTATTCCACTTATCAATCAAGTAGTATTCCAGCATTCACAGCAACACGCCGAGTGTGAAGGGATGGGAACAACAGTTGTTGCTGCCATTGTTACTCCATTATTTTCGACTGTGCTGAATATTGGAGATAGTCGTTGTTATATTTTAAATGATACAGGTTTTCAGCAGTTAACAGAAGATCATACACTTGTGAATGAGCTTGTTCGAACGGGGCAAATTTCAAGGGAGGATGCCGAACATCATCCACGTAAAAATGTCATTTTACGTGCACTTGGAACGGAGCCAGATATAAAAATGGATATTCGCACCATCATGTTTGAAGAAGGAGATGTTCTCCTTTTATGCTCAGATGGTTTATCTAATAAAGTATCAACCGATGAAATGGATAGTATATTAAAAAATGAAGAAAAATTAGAGGAAAAGGCAACCACTCTCATCAACCTTGCAAACGAGCATGGTGGTGAGGACAATATTACCTTAGTCATTTTACAATTTGACGTTGGCGATGATTGGGGTGGGGATACATGCTAA